The DNA segment CGGCCTGGACGCCTTTCGCCTGCAGGTGATCCTGTACGGCACGCACCGCTGCATCGAGTGCATAGGGTTTGGCTTCAAGCCCGGACGCCGTGCTGCCAGGTACCGCGCGCCAGTGGTAAAGGATGCGCGGGATATGACGGATCTCGTCCGGGTGCAGCTCGGCGATGCAGCGCAACGCCAGGTCGTAATCCTGAGCGCCCTCGAAGCCTTCACGGATGCCGCCGGCGTGGTTCAGCAGGTCGCGACGGTAGACGCTGAAGTGGCACACCAGGTTGTGCGACAGCATCAGGTCCGGATTGAAGTCGGGTTTGAAATAGTGTGCCGAACGCGTACCGCGATCGTCGATCTTGTCTTCGTCCGAGTACAGCATGCGCGCGTCGGGATGCCCGACGATCTCGCGGGCCACGTGATAGAGGGCGTTTTCCGTCAGCAGGTCGTCGTGATCCATGAATCCGACCCAGTCGCCCTCCGCGAGCGTCAGGGCGGAATTGGTCGCGGCCGCAATGTGTCCGTTCTTGTCGCGCAGGATCACCTTGATCCGCGGGTCGCGATGGCGGTAGTCGTCGAGCAGCGTGCGGATCTCCGGTGAAGGCGAGGCATCGTCTGCGATGCACAGCTCCCAATGCGGATAACGCTGTGCCAGGACCGAATCGATTGCGGCACGCAGCCATTCCGGGCGCGGTTCGTAGACCGGCATCACCACCGAGATCAGCGGTGCCTGGGCCAGACTCTCGACGAACGTCTTGACGCTCGCCGCGTCGGGTTCGCGGGGCGCCTCTATCTGCTCGATCCAGCGCGCATAGTTCGCGGTCCGCGGCGCGGCGCGGCCGGAGCTCGCGGCGGCCAGATGCCAGCGCAATCCCTTGATGCCGCCCTGGCGCAGCAGCCGTACCGCCTTGGCCATCCACTGCGGTGCGACGCTCGGGTTGCGCACCAGATGGGCGAGATAGGGTGTCAGGCGGACTGCGCCGCGTGCCGGCAGGGTGAGCGTACGAAACAGGCGCCAGGAGCGCGTGTTGAGCACCTGCCGAAGGGCGGCATGTTGCTGGTGCAGGGTGGTCTGCTGCTGTCGAACGCGTTTCAGCTGACCCTGCAGCTGCTGCAGGGTCAGCTGTTGTTTGGCCTTGTCGGCGTGCAGCGAGGCGTTGCGGTCTTCGAGGATGCGGGTGCGTTGGGTCAACTCACCGATGCGCCCTTCCTTGTAGGCCAGCTGTTGTTCCTGACGTGTGTGGCGTCGGGTCAGTTCGGAAAACTGTTGGTCCTTGTGTGCGAGCTGGCGCTGCAAATGCTCAACCTGTTGTTGCTGGTGCGCAACCTGACGTTCCTTGTTTTCCAGTAGCGTCTGACGGTGTTGGGCGACCTGTTGGGTCTCGTGCAGGCGTTCGTGCACCTTGCGGTAGGCCTCTTCGGAGTCCCGCAGTGGTTTGTCCGACAGTTCCGGAAACGGCGCCGTCGGTTCGTCGGCTGCGCGCGGTCGCGCCTCGACGATGAACTGGTAGGCGATTGCCTCCGGCGCATGCAGGCGCGCCAGCGCCCTTTCGGTGGGCTCGAGACCCGCCTGGCGGATCTTTTCGGCGAGCACCTCGTCCGGGATGTCGTGGAAGGTGTAGCTCAGTGCCTCGACCGCATAGCCTGACGACGCCAACAGGGCCATCAACGACTGGTGTGTGTAGAGATGCAGGTGGGTCCGGTCGAGCAGGCCGGTGTCTTCGTACGTCAGTTGTCCCTGCAACAATTCGAGGCGGATCGCAGCGTGTGCGCCGTTGGGCACGGACGCGAGCAGGCTGCCGCCGGTCTTGATGCGGTCGCGCAGGCCGGCCAGAAAAGTCTGCGGATCCTTCAGGTGTTCGATGATGTCGGCACACAGGATGATATCGAAGCGGGCATCACCCAGGCCGGACTGCCAGTCGGGCGACTCCACGTCGACACACAGGGTGCGTTCGCAGTGCGCCGCGGCCTTGCGCAGCGCCGCCTCCTCGATGTCCACACCGAACACCCGACAGCCTTTCTGCTGCGTGAGATGTTCGGACATGTAGCCGGTTGCGCAGCCGAGCTCCAGCACCTGGGCGCCGGTCGGCACGCGTGCCAACAGTTGAACGTGCGAGTTGTTCTCCGAGCGGAACTCCAGCGCATGCTCGTATTTCAAGGGTGCGGGCCGCGGATCTTGCGGATCAGGCGCCGGGTCGAGTTTTGTCTGCATGCACGATTTGGGTGGCCAGTGCCGCAGGGCGACACCGGTCCGACGGTTGGGCTCTATTATGCTAGTATACGGCAGCTGCCGAACCGACGTCTCCGTTGGAGTGCACCTAAGCTTTTTGATTCCCGACATGAGGGCACAACGCCCTTCCAAATTCGGGAGGGCGCTGGGCCTTGGCGAGCTGAAATCATCAATTAAAGATGGCAAGTGACGACGAAAATTCGGGCTTTCTGGTGCTCCGGCCGTCGGCTGCGGGGCGTCACAAGACCGTGGTGGTGATGGGCGTCGCGCGCAGCGGCACATCGCTGGTGGCCGCAGTGTTGCACGAACTGGGTGTGTTTCTTGGCGATCAGGCGCCACCACCGGTCTACGAGGATTTGGTACTCAGTACTGCTGTTGAGTCCGGTGATACCCGCGAGGTGCATAGGACCGTCGAACGATATGACCGCCGTCATGATATTTGGGGCTGGAAGCGCCCAGGGTCATTGCATCACATGGAAGGCATTCATGCGCATTTGCGCAATCCGCATTACGTCGTCGTTTTCCGCGACTTGTTTGCGATCGCCAACCGAAACCGATTGTCGGTTGGCGCCAACGTTCTCGATAACATGCAGCGCTCGATCGATGAGTATCGCATATTGCTGGACTTCATCGATGGACTGGATTGCCCGACGATGCTGGTTTCATACGATCACGCGCTGGGCGGTAAGGAAGTGTTTTTGGATCGCCTGATTGCGTTCGCCGGACTCCGGCCCGAGGCAGCAGCGCGTGCACGCGCACTCGAGATCGTATCCCCGTCGCCCGTTGCTTATTTGCGAGCGAGCCGCGCAGATCGGGTGATCGGCCACATTGATGTGGTTGCCGCCGATCAGGTGCTTGGCTGGGCGGCCCAGCGCTGTCAGACCAGCAAGGCGCAACCGCTGTGGGTGTCGCTTGCTGTCAACGGTCAGACAGTGGCGGAGGTGAGGGCTGACACGCTGCGACCAGATCTCTTGAGCAGTGGGGTTCACTCCACGGGACAGGCCGGCTTCACGTTTAACCTCCCCCACGACAAACGCTTGCGAACGGGTGATGTGATCAGGGTCTACGCCGGGAAGTACGAAGAGGATCTTGAGGGGTCCCCGTGGCGATTTGGCCCATCGTCGCTGTTTGGCCGGCTTCGTGACTGGGTGTGGACCCACGTGAAGGTCAGCAATAGCTGAGGTCGTGAGTTCTGATGACGCGGGACTTGTCTCGCGCGTCTGGTACCTTGAGACCGATGCCCCCCTCCCCCCAAGGGGCCGTTGCGCCCCATTCAGATTTTGAAAGGAATGCAAAAGCTGCCCAAGAGGCGCTTGAAGCGTATCGTGAACCCGAGGTGGCACGCGACTGAAGTGGGGGGTAAAGCGCAATCCGACTCTTTCGATCTGGAAAACTATCACGAGCCACCGGGGGGCTTTCTGCCTAAGCCGCAGCAAATCATGGACTCACACGGCTTTCACCCCTGTCGTGGAAAGGCTTTGTCAGAACGCGCTTGATTGCAACGCTGAGTGCAAGCGGTATGGCATAAATCTGATATGTTCAAGGTGTCGATGCGGCGGCATCTTTACACGCCGGTCCTGCTTTTCGGGGTGGCTTCGGTTGCGGCGACTTATCACCAGGTTTTCGAGAGGGTGCCCCATCTCGCCAGAGGCAGTGGTGATGCCTTGTTCGCTGCGGCAAATTCGTCGCGGGCGTGCCGCAGTTGCGTGAAACTGCTGATTGCCGTTGCCACATCCAGTGACGGGAGCGGGCTGGCGAGCCCGTATCGCTGCTTGAGCAGCGCGCTAAACATAGATGACAGAGTGCGTCGTGGCATCGATCATAAGTATCGCGCGCGGCATCCGATGGGTGGCAAGCTTGTGCAGAAGGTCGGTCTGGCGCGAGCGCGAGTCACGGGGGTATCGATCCGCCTTGTGGCCCAAAGTCAGGGTCTCGGCTGGATGTGATGGCAATGTGAAAAAATTACTGATCTATCCCCCGATGGGTTCTGGGGTATCGTCAGTGTCGAGAGGGGATGTCTTCGCCTAACGGTTCGTGCGCGCGAGATGCACGTTTTCGTAGGGTCCCGTTGCAGGAATGGCTGCAACGTCTTGCCGTACTTGACACTCGATTGGTTGACGTGTGATTCATTCTGCGACTTACCCCAATTGTGTCTCAAAGATAAGCAACGAGCGGAAACCGCCATGCATCAAGAAATACTGCGCAAACTCGAAAACTCTGGGTTGTTGACAATCAACGACGCGCCAGCAGGTGACGATTTCACCTTGGTCGTGGTCAGTCTGACCGAACCTGGTTCCCTTCTTGCACGCAACGCAGTACTGAACTTGGGGTTGCCACCTCTGCCTTCGGAAGTCGCACCACACATCCAAGACAGGGAAGGCATAGAAGCCCTCCGGCAGGGCAGTTCGCCGGATGTGGGCGCGAATTCGTATAGGGGCGACGCAGGAAGATCGAAACACTATTGGGTCTTTCCGTACAGTCCCGACCAGCTGGTGAGAATTCACGACCTGTTGGGCAAGCCGCGATATGTGATCTTGCTGTCGGACCTAGTTGCTACTACAAATCAGGGTGCTGTCAGGTCAGGCTCCGTGTTGGAACAAATGCGAGATGGGCTGGCGGCCAACCAGGCAATTCTGAGATTCTTGGACGACTGCAAACCGACTGCACTGCTTGCATCAACCGGAAAAGCCCGTCGAGAACCTGCTGCTTTTTCCGAAACACTCAAAACTTTCTGCAATCGGAAACCGGAACTTGATGTTAGCAATTCCTCAGCGGAAACCGCTACAGACGAATCCCGGGCTTGCTCCAGCTCTATCGATAATATTCCGGCAGCTGGCAATACGCCGAATCAGAGAAGCTTGGCGTCGCGTACCAAACATAAGCCGATGGTTTTTTTGCATATCCCAAAAACAGCGGGGACGTCTTTGCGCCAATTACTGCGACAGCAATTGCCGGGCAACGCGTTGGCAGTGCTCGATCCGCCGATATCAACCGAGCTGCGAGCTAAAACTATTCGTCTACTTCCGCATATGAGAGTACTCATTGGCCATCTTTATTTCGGTGTCGATGAGCATCTCGGATTTCACGGCGACTATGGAACCTTCCTTCGCGACCCTGTCGCCCGAGTTGTTTCTTTTTGGCGACATCAGCTGGCTCACGAGCACAGCGAGTATCATAAGTTAGCTGCGCGCGGAATGACATTGCGCGAGTTTGTGGCGAGTGGCATCACTCACCAGACAGATAATTTCATGACTCGGATTTTGGTTGGTACGGCCGCGCCAGGCATGCTCGACGGAACCCTGAACAGAATAGACGACCAGAAATTTCTCGATATCGCACTTGAGAATGTAAATCGGCGCTTTCGATTCGTTGGGTTTGTTGAATACTTCGACGAATCGATACGGCGACTCGTTGATCTATTTGGTTGGCTTCCGCAGGTTCAGCCGCCAATAAAACTTAATGTGTCAGCCTCGACACCTCCAATCCTTGACGAAGCAACATTGAAAGTCATAAACGAGCACAATCGA comes from the Chromatiaceae bacterium genome and includes:
- a CDS encoding sulfotransferase family 2 domain-containing protein, coding for MHQEILRKLENSGLLTINDAPAGDDFTLVVVSLTEPGSLLARNAVLNLGLPPLPSEVAPHIQDREGIEALRQGSSPDVGANSYRGDAGRSKHYWVFPYSPDQLVRIHDLLGKPRYVILLSDLVATTNQGAVRSGSVLEQMRDGLAANQAILRFLDDCKPTALLASTGKARREPAAFSETLKTFCNRKPELDVSNSSAETATDESRACSSSIDNIPAAGNTPNQRSLASRTKHKPMVFLHIPKTAGTSLRQLLRQQLPGNALAVLDPPISTELRAKTIRLLPHMRVLIGHLYFGVDEHLGFHGDYGTFLRDPVARVVSFWRHQLAHEHSEYHKLAARGMTLREFVASGITHQTDNFMTRILVGTAAPGMLDGTLNRIDDQKFLDIALENVNRRFRFVGFVEYFDESIRRLVDLFGWLPQVQPPIKLNVSASTPPILDEATLKVINEHNRLDLALYDCLLQQSPWATRSDAPPHHGR
- a CDS encoding glycosyltransferase, whose amino-acid sequence is MQTKLDPAPDPQDPRPAPLKYEHALEFRSENNSHVQLLARVPTGAQVLELGCATGYMSEHLTQQKGCRVFGVDIEEAALRKAAAHCERTLCVDVESPDWQSGLGDARFDIILCADIIEHLKDPQTFLAGLRDRIKTGGSLLASVPNGAHAAIRLELLQGQLTYEDTGLLDRTHLHLYTHQSLMALLASSGYAVEALSYTFHDIPDEVLAEKIRQAGLEPTERALARLHAPEAIAYQFIVEARPRAADEPTAPFPELSDKPLRDSEEAYRKVHERLHETQQVAQHRQTLLENKERQVAHQQQQVEHLQRQLAHKDQQFSELTRRHTRQEQQLAYKEGRIGELTQRTRILEDRNASLHADKAKQQLTLQQLQGQLKRVRQQQTTLHQQHAALRQVLNTRSWRLFRTLTLPARGAVRLTPYLAHLVRNPSVAPQWMAKAVRLLRQGGIKGLRWHLAAASSGRAAPRTANYARWIEQIEAPREPDAASVKTFVESLAQAPLISVVMPVYEPRPEWLRAAIDSVLAQRYPHWELCIADDASPSPEIRTLLDDYRHRDPRIKVILRDKNGHIAAATNSALTLAEGDWVGFMDHDDLLTENALYHVAREIVGHPDARMLYSDEDKIDDRGTRSAHYFKPDFNPDLMLSHNLVCHFSVYRRDLLNHAGGIREGFEGAQDYDLALRCIAELHPDEIRHIPRILYHWRAVPGSTASGLEAKPYALDAAVRAVQDHLQAKGVQAEVKPSKRIEGMLRVRYPVPEPAPLVSLIIPTRNGLRLLRQCIDSVRAKTGYPNYEIIIVDNQSDEPATIEYLQQLQASGEARVVPYDKPFNYAALNNFAVAKAAGDYLCFLNNDIEVIEGDWLAEMVSHAARPEIGAVGARLLYPDGRLQHGGVLTGLGGVAGHAMKYLSGEAKGYNGRAVLVQNYSAVTAACMVMRREVFEQIGGFDAEHLGVAFNDVDLCLRIREQGYRNLWTPYAELYHHESATRGAENTAEKQARFGKEIAYMKSRWGAGLLRDPAYNPNLTLDREDFSLNWHELARGTQP